The following proteins are encoded in a genomic region of Rhinoraja longicauda isolate Sanriku21f chromosome 28, sRhiLon1.1, whole genome shotgun sequence:
- the LOC144607278 gene encoding histone H2A-like, translating to MSGRGKTGGKGRAKSKSRSSRAGLQFPVGRIHRLLRKGHYAQRIGAGAPVYLAAVLEYLTAEILELAGNAARDNKKSRIIPRHLQLAIRNDEELNKLLGGVTIAQGGVLPNIQAVLLPKKTGQQSKVYI from the coding sequence ATGTCAGGAAGAGGTAAAACTGGTGGGAAAGGTCGCGCCAAATCTAAGAGTCGTTCCTCCCGAGCTGGTTTGCAATTCCCTGTTGGTCGAATCCATCGACTGTTACGAAAAGGTCACTATGCTCAGCGCATTGGTGCTGGCGCTCCGGTTTATTTAGCAGCGGTACTCGAGTACCTGACAGCGGAGATTTTGGAACTGGCGGGGAACGCGGCCCGCGACAACAAGAAGAGCAGGATCATCCCCCGCCACCTGCAACTCGCCATCCGCAATGATGAGGAGCTCAACAAGCTGTTGGGTGGGGTCACCATTGCCCAGGGTGGGGTTTTGCCCAACATCCAGGCTGTACTGCTGCCCAAGAAAACCGGCCAGCAGAGCAAAGTTTATATCTAA